A genomic segment from Eubalaena glacialis isolate mEubGla1 chromosome 16, mEubGla1.1.hap2.+ XY, whole genome shotgun sequence encodes:
- the LOC133076667 gene encoding DNA-directed RNA polymerases I and III subunit RPAC2, protein MEDDQELERKISGLKTPMAEGERKTALEMVQAAGTDRHCVTFVLHEEDHTLGNSLRYMIMKNPEVEFCGYTTTHPSESKINLRIQTRGALPAVEPFQRGLTELMNVCQHVLDKFEASIKEYKDQKASRNEGTF, encoded by the exons ATGGAAGACGACCAGGAGCTGGAGAG AAAAATATCTGGATTGAAGACCCCAATGGCTGAAGGCGAGAGGAAGACAGCCCTGGAAATGGTCCAGGCAGCTGGGACAGATAGACACTGTGTGACATTTGTATTGCACGAGGAGGACCATACCCTAGGAAATTCTCTTCGTTACATGATCATGAAGAACCCGGAAGTGGAATTTTGTGGTTACACTACAACCCATCCTTCAGAGAGCAAAATTAATTTGCGCATACAGACTCGAGGTGCCCTTCCAGCTGTTGAGCCCTTTCAGAGAGGCCTGACTGAGCTCATGAATGTCTGCCAGCATGTGCTTGACAAGTTTGAGGCCAGCATAAAGGAATATAAGGATCAAAAAGCCAGCAGAAATGAAGGCACATTCTAG